Proteins co-encoded in one Pelobates fuscus isolate aPelFus1 chromosome 5, aPelFus1.pri, whole genome shotgun sequence genomic window:
- the NOTUM gene encoding palmitoleoyl-protein carboxylesterase NOTUM isoform X1 has translation MPFADRLKHGWHLVPGMAGGICVTLLLLLSAVPTGSRKSWRRRGQQLVPSSRERSEGGGESFPLDFTAVEGNMDNFMAQIKSLAQSLYPCSAQRLDEEMKLHLLQNQSVTCNDGTPAGYYLKESKGSRRWLVFLEGGWYCISRENCDLRYDTMRRLMSSKGWPATKTASGILSTQPEENPHWWNANMVFIPYCSSDVWSGSSPKSEKSDYAFMGSLIIQEVIKELLGKGLDTAKVLLLAGSSAGGTGVLLNVDPVAEQLEELGYSGIQVRGLSDSGWFLDNKQYRRTDCADIITCAPTEAIQRGIRYWNGAVPERCKQQFKEGEEWNCFFGYKMYPTLRSPVFVVQWLFDEAQLTVDNVHLSGQPVQESQWLYIQNLGRELRNTLKDVGASFAPACLSHEIITRSHWTEVQVRGTSLPRALHCWDRSLQENNKNSKTPLKGCPFHLMDSCPWPQCNPTCPSIRDHFTGQEMSVVQFLMHLGFDVQKMASQQGMEPGKLLGALSS, from the exons ATGCCATTTGCTGACAGACTCAAACATG GGTGGCACTTGGTGCCCGGCATGGCTGGAGGTATATGTGTGACATTGCTACTTCTGCTCAGTGCCGTTCCCACTGGCAGCAGGAAAAGCTGGAGGAGGCGAGGGCAGCAGTTGGTACCCAGCAGCCGTGAGCGCAGCGAAGGTGGTGGTGAGAGCTTTCCGCTGGATTTCACCGCCGTGGAGGGAAATATGGACAATTTCATGGCTCAGATAAAGAGTTTGGCACAGTCTCTGTACCCCTGCTCAGCACAGCGTCTGGATGAGGAAATGAAATTGCACCTCTTACAAAACCAGTCTGTGACGTGCAATGATGGGACCCCAGCAGG TTATTACCTTAAGGAGTCAAAGGGCAGTCGGCGATGGCTTGTCTTTCTGGAAG GGGGTTGGTACTGCATCAGTCGAGAAAACTGTGACCTCCGATACGACACTATGAGAAGACTCATGAGCTCAAAAGGATGGCCTGCAACTAAGACCG CTTCAGGGATTTTATCAACTCAACCAGAGGAGAACCCGCATTGGTGGAATGCAAATATGGT ATTTATTCCATATTGTTCCAGTGATGTCTGGAGTGGATCATCTCCTAAGTCAGAGAAAA GTGACTATGCTTTTATGGGATCGCTCATTATACAGGAAGTGATAAAGGAACTCCTGGGGAAAGGGCTGGACACTGCAAAGGTGCTACTCCTGGCAGGAAGCAG TGCTGGTGGAACTGGCGTTCTTCTAAACGTGGACCCGGTGGCCGAGCAGCTGGAGGAGTTGGGTTACTCGGGGATCCAAGTTCGAGGTCTCTCTGATTCTGGCTGGTTTCTAGATAATAAGCAGTACAGGAGAACAGATTGTGCGGACATTATTACTTGCGCCCCAACAGAAGCCATCCAGAGAGGAATCAG ATATTGGAATGGAGCTGTCCCTGAAAGGTGCAAGCAACAGTTCAAAGAAGGGGAAGAATGGAACTGCTTCTTTGGTTACAAGATGTACCCAACTCTTAGAA GTCCAGTCTTTGTGGTCCAGTGGCTGTTTGATGAAGCACAGCTGACTGTGGATAATGTTCATCTGAGTGGACAACCTGTGCAGGAGAGTCAGTGGCTCTATATCCAGAATTTGGGTCGAGAGTTGAGGAACACTTTGAAAGATGTTGG GGCAAGTTTCGCTCCTGCCTGTCTGTCCCACGAAATAATCACCCGCAG CCACTGGACTGAGGTACAGGTTCGCGGTACATCTCTGCCTCGGGCGCTGCATTGCTGGGACCGCAGTCTGCAGGAAAACAACAAAAACAGCAAGACGCCACTAAAAGGCTGCCCCTTCCATCTGATGGACAGCTGCCCCTGGCCGCAGTGTAACCCCACATGCCCTTCCATCAGAGACCATTTTACAGGGCAGGAAATGAGCGTGGTACAATTCCTCATGCACCTTGGCTTTGATGTGCAGAAAATGGCAAGCCAGCAGGGCATGGAGCCTGGCAAACTGCTGGGGGCATTGAGCAGCTAG
- the NOTUM gene encoding palmitoleoyl-protein carboxylesterase NOTUM isoform X2: MAGGICVTLLLLLSAVPTGSRKSWRRRGQQLVPSSRERSEGGGESFPLDFTAVEGNMDNFMAQIKSLAQSLYPCSAQRLDEEMKLHLLQNQSVTCNDGTPAGYYLKESKGSRRWLVFLEGGWYCISRENCDLRYDTMRRLMSSKGWPATKTASGILSTQPEENPHWWNANMVFIPYCSSDVWSGSSPKSEKSDYAFMGSLIIQEVIKELLGKGLDTAKVLLLAGSSAGGTGVLLNVDPVAEQLEELGYSGIQVRGLSDSGWFLDNKQYRRTDCADIITCAPTEAIQRGIRYWNGAVPERCKQQFKEGEEWNCFFGYKMYPTLRSPVFVVQWLFDEAQLTVDNVHLSGQPVQESQWLYIQNLGRELRNTLKDVGASFAPACLSHEIITRSHWTEVQVRGTSLPRALHCWDRSLQENNKNSKTPLKGCPFHLMDSCPWPQCNPTCPSIRDHFTGQEMSVVQFLMHLGFDVQKMASQQGMEPGKLLGALSS, encoded by the exons ATGGCTGGAGGTATATGTGTGACATTGCTACTTCTGCTCAGTGCCGTTCCCACTGGCAGCAGGAAAAGCTGGAGGAGGCGAGGGCAGCAGTTGGTACCCAGCAGCCGTGAGCGCAGCGAAGGTGGTGGTGAGAGCTTTCCGCTGGATTTCACCGCCGTGGAGGGAAATATGGACAATTTCATGGCTCAGATAAAGAGTTTGGCACAGTCTCTGTACCCCTGCTCAGCACAGCGTCTGGATGAGGAAATGAAATTGCACCTCTTACAAAACCAGTCTGTGACGTGCAATGATGGGACCCCAGCAGG TTATTACCTTAAGGAGTCAAAGGGCAGTCGGCGATGGCTTGTCTTTCTGGAAG GGGGTTGGTACTGCATCAGTCGAGAAAACTGTGACCTCCGATACGACACTATGAGAAGACTCATGAGCTCAAAAGGATGGCCTGCAACTAAGACCG CTTCAGGGATTTTATCAACTCAACCAGAGGAGAACCCGCATTGGTGGAATGCAAATATGGT ATTTATTCCATATTGTTCCAGTGATGTCTGGAGTGGATCATCTCCTAAGTCAGAGAAAA GTGACTATGCTTTTATGGGATCGCTCATTATACAGGAAGTGATAAAGGAACTCCTGGGGAAAGGGCTGGACACTGCAAAGGTGCTACTCCTGGCAGGAAGCAG TGCTGGTGGAACTGGCGTTCTTCTAAACGTGGACCCGGTGGCCGAGCAGCTGGAGGAGTTGGGTTACTCGGGGATCCAAGTTCGAGGTCTCTCTGATTCTGGCTGGTTTCTAGATAATAAGCAGTACAGGAGAACAGATTGTGCGGACATTATTACTTGCGCCCCAACAGAAGCCATCCAGAGAGGAATCAG ATATTGGAATGGAGCTGTCCCTGAAAGGTGCAAGCAACAGTTCAAAGAAGGGGAAGAATGGAACTGCTTCTTTGGTTACAAGATGTACCCAACTCTTAGAA GTCCAGTCTTTGTGGTCCAGTGGCTGTTTGATGAAGCACAGCTGACTGTGGATAATGTTCATCTGAGTGGACAACCTGTGCAGGAGAGTCAGTGGCTCTATATCCAGAATTTGGGTCGAGAGTTGAGGAACACTTTGAAAGATGTTGG GGCAAGTTTCGCTCCTGCCTGTCTGTCCCACGAAATAATCACCCGCAG CCACTGGACTGAGGTACAGGTTCGCGGTACATCTCTGCCTCGGGCGCTGCATTGCTGGGACCGCAGTCTGCAGGAAAACAACAAAAACAGCAAGACGCCACTAAAAGGCTGCCCCTTCCATCTGATGGACAGCTGCCCCTGGCCGCAGTGTAACCCCACATGCCCTTCCATCAGAGACCATTTTACAGGGCAGGAAATGAGCGTGGTACAATTCCTCATGCACCTTGGCTTTGATGTGCAGAAAATGGCAAGCCAGCAGGGCATGGAGCCTGGCAAACTGCTGGGGGCATTGAGCAGCTAG